CCAAAACCACCTCCACCAAGCTTCTCCGAGAAACtttttgttgcacgctgcaaaTCAACatatctaaaagctaaaactcCACCACTATCTTTGATGCCGTTTGAATGATCGCACGACTTGCGCTTCTTCCTCTGAATAATTAGTAACAGCACAACAACAAACAAAACCAGAGCAGAAACACTTGCGCCGACGAGAATACCAATGGCCATTCGCCTTCTCCCACTATTTCTCCAACTTTGCACCTCTTCAGCAGCAAGGCGTAGGTAAAGGATCTCTCCATTAGTACCTGTGGTGCCATTACGCTGCTTTACATTAAGAAGTTCACCTTTCCATATCGAGCAGCCGTCTGTACTATATGAATATGCTGTGCAAGAACAATTACTTAGACAAACCTCCATACATTCCTCTGCACTTGCAACAGCTTTCATGGCATGAGCATTGTCAGGCAATCCGCTGATACTAGGTATGGGAAAGAATTGGTCAGTCAACTCTTTTGTGGTTTTGTTCCTACTGcattctagttgagtatttctCATGCAGCCACCCCTCTTGTAATCAAGGTTCCAGTCCTTGGGCGACTTCACAGAGAACCCTGCCATGCATGTGCACAACAGTGGAAGTGCGTTCTCATTGCAGACTGTGAAAGGTCCACATACAGCTAAAACATCACATGAACCCTTGGGTTGGATGTAGAGTGTTTCCAGATCTTGCAAGGCATTGACCCAAATAAGCATCTTGGTAAGGCCATTAGAGTCAAGTATGATGAATGCGGTCACCGTCTCATCAAACGTGTTGACAGTCCAATATTCTTCTTCACGGTTGTCAATGAATTTGACAAAGGCAAAAGCATTGGCAGACATTTCCGGTACCGAGGTGAAATACTTCCCGTTCCATTCCCCCGTGGAGAAATACACTGTAGATGAGTTGCAAAGCTTATCAACTATTTGCTTAGAACCGCCCGGGTCACGCTCCATGCAGTATGAGCCTGAGGCTGGGTCTACTAGGTTCTTCTTTGAGACAACTCTGTACTTCATACCAGTGACCTTGTTGTGGCCAATCTTCCCGCCAGGGAGGACAACATCTGTTTGGTGGTCAAAGCTCTGCCATAAAATTCTGGTGGGTTTCGAGGCATCTTGTATGACAAGGTTTCCGTTATCGGAGAGCACAGCAGTGATGTTGCTACTGAATTTTGTTCTTCTAAAAATCTTGGTGGACCAGATTTCAGACTTTGTTACATGGTTCATGATGACTAGATTGCCATCTCCAGTGAATGTGAGCTTTGACAGGTTGAGGGAGGGCTCCGGGATTGGCATATCTCTATTGGCAACCCACACAGCTATGAACTTGGGGATCTTGTTGAACCATATGCCTAGGTACCAGTTGGGCAAAGTGGTGTTCCCAGAGGACTTACTAGAGCCTGTTCGGAAGAAGCCGAGCGCGAACTTGCCGTTGCTAGAGACCAGCCGCTCACCACTAGTGAGCGCGCTGCCTGCCGTCAGAGTGCTGCCATTTGCAGCAGAACAAGAAGGGGAGCTAAGTCCCAGGCACAAGAACAGCCAAAAGAGTATGAAACAAGGATGAAGCATGGCGACTTGTGGGATGGGTTCAGAGAGGATAATTGCAGACGAGGAATCAACTATGGATGGATGTATTCTTGGTGCATTTGTCTAGCACAGCAACCTGAACTGGAGACGACAAACAGGGGTTATGACCATGGGTGAGGCCGTGTGAGTGACGCTAGCTGGACACATGATGCTCGGCAGGGCGACTAAGCGAGAACCTAAGACCACCTTTACTGAAAGCAAACAGCTGCGCGGAAATTTTTGCCTTGCCGCTTGACTATTTCGAGAGACGGCGTACACACGGCCAGTGTTCTGTTGTTGTGCTTTAGGTCCAGCTAGCTGGGCATGCACGATAGGTCTCATTGGAATTGAACCTACTGGTGGGAGGCGTGTCAACTTCCACTGTCACGAGCATACGACTGAGTCGAATGACTTTTCTTAGATTAAGCGTCATCTGACTTGCTGACTCTGAATGAGCCACCTGATGCCTTTACAAATAGATGTATTTCTAGCAGGTTCAGCCACAAATGTCTACCTAAGCTCATTATGGTCGTACAATCGTGATCGCCATGCTGAATTTTCGAGGAGATTCATTGCCAGGCCTTCATCTGAACCAGCAGTACTCTCCTCTTTAATTGGGTGACAGCCTGATAATCGATCTTTGTCAAGTAAAGGGATACCAATTAACTCATTGAAGGAAAACATTTGATTTGGCGAAAAAGCTTTAATGTGTTATAGAGACAGGATAAACTGGTTGTTTGATTCTTTAAAATTACGCATGTTTCCACCATTAAGATTCTTAAaaaatattttctttttaaGGCGACACACTCAGAAACTCTTCCTTTTTAATCCAAAGTACATACCTTCATATATAAATTTGAGTTATTTTCGTATCATTTTGCATTCTAGGGTAGTATGAGTGTTTCGAATACATAGTTATCGTGTTCATAAATATTTATCCTATTTCTGGTGAGATTTGCTATTTTAATGTGGCGACTCAACAACCAGAATGGTGATTTTAGCCTAAAGTAGATGAAGACGAAATGAAGAATACTAAAAAAAGAGCCTTGTGCTAGCTGTATTAGATTGATGGGGAAATAGATGGGTTTATGGCCAACTGGGAAGCAACAGAACAGGGGAATGTTGTTGAAACAGAGGAGTTTAACCCAAATTTTCTTACTGCTGTGGCATTCAACACACGATAATCTCTACACGCCGCGGCTGCACCTCCTCCATCGTGCCGCCCCAGCGCCTCACCCTCCACCGCGCCGCCCTCCCCTTCGAAGGAGTGAAGGAGCACAACTTTGCCCGGCGGCTGCTCGTCCGTCGCCCGTATCGCCGCGCTGCCACCGGCTGGTTGGAGTACGGCCTCCATCCCATTCCCTTTGGTGAGTCTTGCTCTCTTTCCTCGTTGATGCTTCTTGCTCTTGCCCCTGATTCGATTTGCTCCGCTTGCGCATCTAGATTAGTCCCCCGCCTGGCTGACAGTTCCGGTTTCGGAATCTTCTAGGTCATCGTCAGCCAGGTGGTTTCTCGACTCCATCCCATCTGATAGGAGGGTGGCTGGTCTGGCGCGTTCTGATTCCTTGCCCTCAAGAATAAAAATGGAACTGATAAAACAACATCGTCTCCATCACATAGTTGCTTATACACCAGTGTTACCAGTGTTACCAGTGAAGGAGTGAAGGAATTCCAACCATCCCTTTCTTTATTTGTATTTTCAGTTTTGAAAAAGGTGGAAGTGATCAAACAAGGTTCTGTCATATTTCATTATGGATCAATCAGTCAGAATAGAGTGCATACATATCTGATAATGCAACCAGTCTGTTACATTGCTGATACTTTAAACTTGCATTCTATTCAACACTTAAATAGCTTATCAGTTCATGTTTATGGTATTTGCATAGCTACTGTCCATAATTTTACAAACAGGTACACTAAGGTATTAAGAAGAATTGCGAGTTTCAGAAAAATGGGATGGTCAGAGCCTCGCAGGGGAGATGATCCAACAAAAGTCCTTGCGCACATAGAATTTCTCATGCCTTGAATTTTAGTATGTGTCAATGTAGTTGTAGTTCTGAACTTTTGGGTTTTGAGTCCTGTGAGTTAGCAGCTACATGTAATTGAGTtttgcaaaaagaaaagaacatAATTCATTTGTTGATCAATTTCACATGTTTATGTTAGCTTCATTGTAGCATGGTGCCGTGCCCCTTTTTTCCCCCTGAAACTGAAACCTCAGTGTTTCTACCTATTTAGATTCTAcatttcaaaaaaaattatttAAATCCTTCTGTTGTGCAAAAAACTCAGTGTTTCAGTTCAATTCATTATGGCAGGATGCATGTTATTTTGATTCAAATGATTGGATAACTTAAATTCAGTTTGGGAGAGTTTTTCAAGTGATTTGTTCACATTTATCTGCTATACCGTGTATCTTGCCATCCTATATGCTGTGTTTTGCTCTCTAAGAAGTTTCTGATTGCCGAAGAATCAGTGTAGGATACATGCCATGCCTTTATTTTTGAAACTGAAAGATCAATATTTCTATTTATTTAGCTTCTCCTATTGTGCTATATATCTGTAGTCCACCAGGTCATGTGAATTTTCTAGCAGTAGCGTCAAAATATGTTTTTAGGGTCCTTCTTTCTGCGCATGTTAGAACCAGCATGCTACCTAAATTTTTTTAGGGTCTGTACTAGCTCCTTTCTGCGCATGTTAGATACATAAAACCCTGCAGTAATTAATCAACTATGTATTTATTCAGACTTGTTTTCTGATAGTGCTATGATCTGTTGCAAAATTCATCTATTTGAACTGTTACCTGAGTTCCCATATTAATGTCGATGTACTTGAGCACATGATATTCATTACATAACATTTTACTGAGAACACTTGCTTTTAGTAATTTCCAAATCTCCATTGCCCGTGGGCACATGATATAACCATGAATATTATAGCACTCAATCGTTTAACTATTAATGGCAGCTTGCAGTTGGGAAAATAACAGGACATGAATCACATGAAGCACAATTTAATGCACCACAAAAATCGCATACAGATGATATACCTCTAAACAAACAGAAAATCACTGCATCTTTTTTCTCGAACGAAAAT
The sequence above is drawn from the Panicum hallii strain FIL2 chromosome 7, PHallii_v3.1, whole genome shotgun sequence genome and encodes:
- the LOC112900450 gene encoding G-type lectin S-receptor-like serine/threonine-protein kinase At2g19130; this translates as MLHPCFILFWLFLCLGLSSPSCSAANGSTLTAGSALTSGERLVSSNGKFALGFFRTGSSKSSGNTTLPNWYLGIWFNKIPKFIAVWVANRDMPIPEPSLNLSKLTFTGDGNLVIMNHVTKSEIWSTKIFRRTKFSSNITAVLSDNGNLVIQDASKPTRILWQSFDHQTDVVLPGGKIGHNKVTGMKYRVVSKKNLVDPASGSYCMERDPGGSKQIVDKLCNSSTVYFSTGEWNGKYFTSVPEMSANAFAFVKFIDNREEEYWTVNTFDETVTAFIILDSNGLTKMLIWVNALQDLETLYIQPKGSCDVLAVCGPFTVCNENALPLLCTCMAGFSVKSPKDWNLDYKRGGCMRNTQLECSRNKTTKELTDQFFPIPSISGLPDNAHAMKAVASAEECMEVCLSNCSCTAYSYSTDGCSIWKGELLNVKQRNGTTGTNGEILYLRLAAEEVQSWRNSGRRRMAIGILVGASVSALVLFVVVLLLIIQRKKRKSCDHSNGIKDSGGVLAFRYVDLQRATKSFSEKLGGGGFGNVFKGILSNSTGIAVKTLTGARQGEKQFRAEVSTIGMIQHVNLVKLIGFCSEGDRRIIVYEYMQNRSLDVHLFRSNGTILNWGTRYQIAIGIAKGLSYLHESCRECIIHCDVKPENILLDTSFVPKIADFGMAKLLGRDFSRVLTTMRGTIGYLAPEWISGVPITQKVDVYSYGMLLLEIVSGRRNKFEECKTSDDHAVYFPLKAAWKVQEEDFGSLIDHQLLGEINTEEVERACKVACWCIQDNEFDRPTMGNVVQVLEGLVDLGKPPVPRLLETILGSSAST